A portion of the Musa acuminata AAA Group cultivar baxijiao chromosome BXJ1-1, Cavendish_Baxijiao_AAA, whole genome shotgun sequence genome contains these proteins:
- the LOC135592784 gene encoding uncharacterized protein LOC135592784 isoform X1: protein MDDGCFLKRRREHRGEGREDKVPSSSLNPIAPFGLTRLGNKGLRILKMEVSALVLACGLRVGADESAVFSRGLELMEPIIGPCMSSRSDLSTMPSDFFSILTTPSLWLRDHLTYPGFVNVFVSRLD from the exons ATGGACGACGGTTGTTTCTTGAAGAGGAGAAGGGAGCACAGAGGCGAGGGGCGAGAAGACAAAGTGCCTTCATCTTCTTTGAATCCCATCGCCCCGTTCGGACTTACTCGACTCGGAAACAAAG GTTTGAGGATCTTGAAGATGGAGGTATCTGCGCTGGTGTTGGCTTGTGGCTTGAGGGTGGGAGCTGATGAAAG TGCCGTCTTCAGCAGAGGGCTGGAGCTGATGGAACCAATAATAGGTCCCTGTATGTCATCAAGGTCGGACCTGTCCACAATGCCAAGTGATTTCTTTTCGATTCTTACCACACCATCGCTTTG GTTGAGAGATCATTTGACTTATCCAGGGTTCGTAAATGTTTTTGTTTCTCGACTTGATTGA
- the LOC135592784 gene encoding uncharacterized protein LOC135592784 isoform X3, whose translation MDDGCFLKRRREHRGEGREDKVPSSSLNPIAPFGLTRLGNKGLRILKMEVSALVLACGLRVGADERGLELMEPIIGPCMSSRSDLSTMPSDFFSILTTPSLWLRDHLTYPGFVNVFVSRLD comes from the exons ATGGACGACGGTTGTTTCTTGAAGAGGAGAAGGGAGCACAGAGGCGAGGGGCGAGAAGACAAAGTGCCTTCATCTTCTTTGAATCCCATCGCCCCGTTCGGACTTACTCGACTCGGAAACAAAG GTTTGAGGATCTTGAAGATGGAGGTATCTGCGCTGGTGTTGGCTTGTGGCTTGAGGGTGGGAGCTGATGAAAG AGGGCTGGAGCTGATGGAACCAATAATAGGTCCCTGTATGTCATCAAGGTCGGACCTGTCCACAATGCCAAGTGATTTCTTTTCGATTCTTACCACACCATCGCTTTG GTTGAGAGATCATTTGACTTATCCAGGGTTCGTAAATGTTTTTGTTTCTCGACTTGATTGA
- the LOC135592784 gene encoding uncharacterized protein LOC135592784 isoform X2 — protein sequence MDDGCFLKRRREHRGEGREDKVPSSSLNPIAPFGLTRLGNKGLRILKMEVSALVLACGLRVGADESRGLELMEPIIGPCMSSRSDLSTMPSDFFSILTTPSLWLRDHLTYPGFVNVFVSRLD from the exons ATGGACGACGGTTGTTTCTTGAAGAGGAGAAGGGAGCACAGAGGCGAGGGGCGAGAAGACAAAGTGCCTTCATCTTCTTTGAATCCCATCGCCCCGTTCGGACTTACTCGACTCGGAAACAAAG GTTTGAGGATCTTGAAGATGGAGGTATCTGCGCTGGTGTTGGCTTGTGGCTTGAGGGTGGGAGCTGATGAAAG CAGAGGGCTGGAGCTGATGGAACCAATAATAGGTCCCTGTATGTCATCAAGGTCGGACCTGTCCACAATGCCAAGTGATTTCTTTTCGATTCTTACCACACCATCGCTTTG GTTGAGAGATCATTTGACTTATCCAGGGTTCGTAAATGTTTTTGTTTCTCGACTTGATTGA